A genomic window from Flavobacterium phycosphaerae includes:
- a CDS encoding PhoH family protein — MNERIIELHDIAPKEFWGAQDAHLETIKRYYPKLKIVARGTTLKAFGEKEELDEFENRFNRLMLHFTRYNNIDDNVIDRVIQSNSHEEQRMPDHDKILVHGLGGKLIKAMTPNQQKLVDYVAKNDMVFAVGPAGTGKTYTGVALAVKALKEKQVKRIILTRPAVEAGENLGFLPGDMKEKLDPYMQPLYDALRDMIPPQTLEDYILKGIIQIAPLAFMRGRTLDHAFVILDEAQNTTHSQMKMFLTRMGKNAKFIITGDPGQVDLPRRTISGLKEALLVLKDIEGIGIIYLDDKDIVRHRLVKKVIDAYKSIENND, encoded by the coding sequence TTGAACGAACGTATCATTGAATTACACGACATCGCACCCAAAGAATTTTGGGGCGCTCAAGATGCCCATCTTGAAACTATTAAAAGATATTACCCTAAACTCAAAATCGTAGCCCGAGGCACCACACTTAAAGCCTTCGGAGAGAAAGAAGAGTTAGATGAGTTCGAAAATCGCTTCAATCGTTTGATGTTACATTTTACCCGTTACAACAACATTGATGACAACGTAATTGACCGTGTGATACAAAGCAATTCGCACGAAGAGCAACGTATGCCGGATCATGACAAAATTTTGGTACACGGCCTTGGTGGTAAACTCATCAAAGCGATGACGCCTAACCAGCAAAAACTGGTGGATTATGTAGCCAAAAACGATATGGTATTTGCTGTCGGCCCGGCAGGAACCGGTAAGACTTATACCGGTGTGGCATTGGCGGTAAAAGCACTGAAAGAAAAGCAGGTAAAACGTATTATTTTAACAAGACCGGCTGTAGAAGCAGGGGAGAACCTGGGATTCTTACCGGGCGATATGAAAGAAAAACTTGACCCGTATATGCAACCTTTATACGATGCTTTGCGCGATATGATTCCGCCACAAACTTTGGAAGATTATATACTGAAAGGTATCATTCAAATTGCACCTTTGGCTTTCATGCGTGGAAGAACACTAGATCACGCGTTTGTGATTTTAGATGAAGCGCAAAATACTACGCATTCGCAAATGAAAATGTTTTTGACGCGTATGGGTAAAAATGCCAAGTTCATCATTACCGGTGATCCGGGGCAGGTAGATTTACCACGTCGCACCATTTCCGGATTGAAAGAAGCGTTGTTGGTATTAAAAGACATTGAAGGTATCGGAATTATTTATTTGGATGACAAAGATATTGTTCGTCACCGCTTAGTGAAAAAAGTAATTGATGCGTATAAGAGCATTGAAAATAATGATTAA
- a CDS encoding energy transducer TonB codes for MSNVSIYDKNWIDLVFEDKNKAYGAYQLRQENSKTSLLALLSGALFFLTTIGLGLFLTSFGEKPLAPSVTDKGIIIKLSEIHPPKNDSPKKDIIIPNTKKPTQKIEKKELKNPIIVKANNNPDEVKKNSEPKNDLTDNPNPNGTNTTGSVVSTTVDTGTKFGGTDSGEKKSNTVNTTNELDRLPEFPGGIKALHKYIGDNIDKPEIDENVGSVTAIVSFVIEKDGSMTDIKVLRSTDKELEKAAVKVLKSLKTKWAPGFKDGEKVRTLYVQPIRVNL; via the coding sequence ATGTCAAACGTTAGTATCTATGACAAAAACTGGATTGATCTGGTTTTTGAAGACAAAAACAAAGCTTATGGCGCTTACCAATTGCGTCAGGAAAATTCAAAAACATCTCTCTTAGCTTTACTTAGTGGCGCTTTATTTTTCTTAACTACTATTGGCTTAGGCTTATTTCTCACTTCATTTGGAGAAAAACCGCTTGCTCCCTCTGTAACAGATAAAGGAATCATTATTAAATTATCAGAAATTCATCCACCTAAAAATGATAGCCCAAAGAAGGACATCATTATACCCAACACGAAAAAACCAACTCAAAAAATTGAAAAAAAAGAATTAAAAAACCCAATCATTGTTAAAGCAAATAACAATCCGGATGAGGTGAAAAAAAACAGCGAACCGAAAAACGATCTCACTGACAATCCGAATCCGAATGGCACGAATACAACAGGATCTGTGGTTTCCACAACCGTTGACACCGGCACCAAGTTTGGAGGAACAGATAGCGGGGAGAAAAAAAGCAATACCGTAAACACTACGAACGAACTGGACAGACTTCCTGAATTTCCGGGTGGCATCAAAGCCCTTCACAAATATATTGGTGACAACATTGACAAACCTGAAATTGATGAAAATGTGGGTTCTGTTACTGCAATAGTTTCGTTCGTAATTGAAAAAGACGGTAGCATGACAGACATTAAAGTTTTACGTAGCACCGACAAAGAGTTGGAAAAAGCCGCAGTGAAAGTTTTAAAATCCTTAAAAACAAAATGGGCTCCCGGCTTTAAAGACGGCGAAAAAGTACGGACCTTATATGTGCAGCCTATCAGAGTTAATTTGTAA
- a CDS encoding RNA polymerase sigma factor, whose amino-acid sequence MEINNYIEKAKKGDQVAFTFLLDHYWNEVYGFMLKRTENETDSEDITIETFSKAFDKITTYNPEFQFNTWLIAIAKNVHIDLLRKKKSTLFVEITDEEDQQAYNVADSSPSAEDELITEQNLSRLLQFIKELKPHYQEVIQLRYFQEMSYQEIAEQLGEPLSNVKIKLLRAKKLLAEIIESKN is encoded by the coding sequence TTGGAAATAAACAACTACATAGAAAAAGCCAAGAAAGGAGATCAAGTAGCCTTTACTTTTTTGCTCGACCATTATTGGAACGAAGTGTATGGCTTTATGCTCAAACGCACCGAAAATGAAACCGATTCGGAAGACATCACCATCGAAACGTTCTCTAAAGCTTTTGATAAAATTACCACTTACAATCCGGAATTTCAGTTCAATACTTGGTTGATTGCCATTGCCAAAAATGTACATATCGACTTGCTTCGTAAAAAAAAATCAACCCTTTTTGTCGAAATCACTGATGAAGAAGACCAACAGGCTTATAATGTAGCCGACAGTTCGCCCTCTGCCGAAGACGAATTGATTACCGAACAAAACTTATCGCGTTTGCTCCAATTCATAAAAGAATTAAAACCTCATTATCAGGAAGTCATTCAACTGCGTTATTTTCAGGAAATGAGTTATCAGGAAATAGCTGAACAACTTGGTGAACCTTTGAGCAACGTTAAAATCAAATTGCTTCGCGCCAAAAAACTGTTGGCCGAAATCATCGAAAGCAAAAATTAA
- a CDS encoding glycosyltransferase translates to MLLSIFCLFIAVVVVQFLYYIVVFGKFSFAKPQVATPKRIPISVIVCAKNEEENVKKYVPLLAEQDYATFEIVLIDDASSDNTLEIFEEFEKQYANVKLVKVENNEAFWGNKKFALTLGIKAAKYDYLLFTDADCHPVSKDWISSMSSQFAMNKNIILGYGAYDKIANSFLNKIIRFETLLTATQYFAWAKMGKPYMGVGRNMAYRRDEFFKVRGFMDHMKIRSGDDDLFINQAATGDNTTICYLPESFTYSEPKTTFKDWFTQKRRHVSTAKHYKLFDRNQLGLFYASQLLFLLLPIVLLAFQFQWIAVVSIIGFRYIFAWLTMGFAAGKLKEKDVMYWFPIIEIILIFTQLNVFITNTFSKPVHWK, encoded by the coding sequence ATGTTATTATCAATTTTCTGTTTATTCATTGCCGTTGTTGTTGTTCAATTCTTGTATTATATTGTCGTTTTTGGTAAATTTTCATTTGCTAAACCGCAAGTAGCTACACCTAAAAGAATCCCGATTTCTGTAATTGTTTGTGCCAAAAACGAAGAAGAAAATGTAAAAAAGTATGTGCCGTTATTAGCCGAACAAGACTATGCTACTTTTGAAATCGTTTTGATTGACGATGCTTCAAGCGATAATACGTTAGAAATTTTTGAAGAATTTGAAAAACAATATGCCAATGTAAAATTGGTAAAAGTGGAAAACAATGAAGCGTTTTGGGGGAATAAAAAATTTGCTTTGACCCTTGGTATAAAAGCCGCCAAATACGATTATTTGTTATTTACCGATGCCGACTGCCATCCGGTTTCCAAAGATTGGATTTCGAGTATGAGTTCACAGTTTGCGATGAACAAAAACATTATTTTGGGTTATGGTGCTTATGATAAAATAGCCAATTCCTTCCTGAACAAAATCATTCGTTTTGAAACTTTATTAACGGCTACTCAATATTTTGCTTGGGCTAAAATGGGCAAACCTTACATGGGCGTTGGTCGTAATATGGCTTACCGTCGTGATGAATTTTTCAAGGTAAGAGGGTTTATGGATCATATGAAAATCCGTTCCGGAGATGATGATTTGTTTATCAATCAAGCCGCAACCGGTGACAATACAACGATTTGCTATTTGCCGGAGAGTTTTACTTACTCAGAACCTAAAACAACATTTAAAGATTGGTTTACTCAAAAGCGCCGTCACGTTTCAACGGCCAAACATTACAAACTTTTTGACCGAAACCAATTGGGGCTGTTTTATGCGTCACAATTATTATTTCTTTTGTTGCCAATTGTGCTATTAGCTTTTCAATTTCAATGGATTGCTGTGGTGAGCATTATTGGTTTTCGCTACATTTTTGCTTGGCTTACGATGGGCTTTGCTGCTGGTAAACTAAAAGAAAAAGACGTAATGTATTGGTTTCCGATTATTGAAATCATTTTGATTTTCACTCAATTAAATGTATTCATCACGAATACCTTTTCAAAACCGGTACATTGGAAATAA
- a CDS encoding FMN-binding negative transcriptional regulator, with translation MYIPELYKNENQEDIQNFIHQNGFAILVNQTDGKLWATHIPLVLDVNADGKQVLVGHISKLNPQGESFKADDSVLAIFSGAHSYISSSWYDHENVPTWNYLAVHVYGNVKIYTHEQAVNSLKKLVDKYEANSENPVRVEKLSEKTMREARGIIAFEIEITSIEAQKNYPKTEMIKTIKISFPN, from the coding sequence ATGTACATCCCCGAATTATACAAAAACGAAAATCAGGAAGACATTCAAAACTTCATTCATCAGAACGGTTTTGCCATTTTGGTAAATCAAACAGATGGAAAATTATGGGCAACACACATTCCACTGGTTTTGGATGTTAATGCCGATGGAAAGCAAGTTTTAGTTGGGCACATTTCCAAACTAAATCCGCAAGGCGAAAGTTTTAAAGCTGATGATTCTGTTTTGGCTATTTTTTCGGGAGCACACTCTTATATTTCTTCTTCCTGGTATGACCATGAAAATGTGCCTACTTGGAATTATCTAGCGGTTCATGTGTATGGAAACGTAAAAATCTACACGCATGAACAAGCCGTAAATTCGCTTAAAAAATTAGTCGATAAATACGAAGCCAACTCAGAAAACCCGGTCCGAGTGGAAAAGTTATCCGAAAAAACCATGCGCGAAGCCCGTGGCATTATTGCTTTTGAAATTGAAATCACTTCAATAGAAGCGCAAAAAAATTATCCCAAAACAGAGATGATAAAAACTATAAAAATATCATTTCCGAATTAG
- the murB gene encoding UDP-N-acetylmuramate dehydrogenase — protein sequence MTIQDNFSLKKHNTFGIEAKARQFVAVHSVEELKTVLQQNLNEKKFILGGGSNMLLTQDINALVIHVDLKGKKVLKEDDDFVWVESMAGENWHEFVLWTIDQNFGGLENMSLIPGNVGTTPVQNIGAYGTEIKDTFVSCEAMQITTQEMKTFSKEACHFGYRESVFKHEAKDQFVITSVVFKLTKRNHKINTSYGDITKELEKQNVVTPTLKDVSNAVIAIRQSKLPDPKELGNSGSFFKNPIISKTDFEKVHALHPEIPHYIVSETEVKVPAGWLIEQAGFKGKRFGDAGIHKNQALVLVNYGNATGQEILKVSKDIQAAILKEFGITIEAEVNVI from the coding sequence ATGACAATCCAAGATAATTTTTCATTAAAAAAACACAACACTTTCGGCATTGAAGCCAAAGCCAGACAATTTGTAGCGGTGCATTCGGTTGAAGAACTGAAAACGGTTTTACAGCAAAATCTAAACGAGAAAAAATTCATTTTGGGTGGCGGCAGCAATATGTTACTCACACAAGACATTAACGCTTTGGTCATCCACGTCGATTTAAAAGGCAAAAAAGTGCTTAAAGAAGACGATGATTTTGTTTGGGTAGAAAGCATGGCAGGTGAAAATTGGCATGAGTTTGTATTGTGGACAATAGATCAAAACTTTGGCGGATTAGAAAACATGTCACTGATACCGGGCAATGTTGGCACCACACCGGTACAAAACATAGGAGCTTATGGCACCGAAATTAAAGATACATTCGTGTCTTGTGAAGCCATGCAAATTACGACTCAGGAAATGAAAACCTTCAGTAAAGAAGCGTGTCATTTTGGGTACCGTGAAAGCGTTTTCAAACACGAAGCTAAAGACCAATTTGTTATTACTTCCGTAGTTTTTAAATTGACGAAGCGTAATCATAAAATCAATACTTCTTACGGTGACATTACCAAGGAATTAGAAAAACAAAACGTAGTCACGCCAACATTGAAAGACGTCAGCAACGCGGTGATTGCCATCAGACAAAGTAAATTACCCGATCCGAAAGAGCTGGGCAACAGCGGTAGTTTTTTCAAAAATCCAATTATTTCAAAAACTGATTTTGAAAAAGTTCACGCTTTGCATCCTGAAATACCCCATTACATAGTATCCGAAACAGAAGTTAAAGTTCCGGCAGGCTGGTTGATTGAACAAGCTGGTTTCAAAGGCAAACGTTTTGGTGACGCGGGAATTCATAAAAATCAAGCGCTGGTTTTAGTGAATTACGGCAACGCCACCGGACAGGAAATTTTAAAGGTTTCCAAAGATATACAGGCAGCCATTTTAAAAGAATTCGGTATCACCATTGAAGCTGAAGTGAATGTGATTTAA
- the asnB gene encoding asparagine synthase (glutamine-hydrolyzing) — MCGINGILKFNHTKVDEKQLLKMRDALEHRGPDDAGYFIQDNIGLGHRRLSIIDTSAAGHQPFISENKRYALVFNGEIYNYKSFYPELKNKGIVIKTGSDTEVLLHLFEHYGMDFLKRLHGMFAFAIWDTLEKKLILARDRMGVKPLYYAFYENSIYFASEQKALFTAGVPLEISENGMDEYFFNRFVGGENTLYNRVKKVLPGHYMVLENDGYTTNTKWWSLQSEIENHPTIQKPKEWFEETFFESVKLRMVSDVPVGVLLSGGLDSCSILSSLYYQDFKNINTFNIGFSEEEHDESFLAKNITEAYHYNFHQTRLNNESLFLNMMESTYYQDEPLMHLNEPHLLAVSKTAKPKVKVLLSGEGADELMGGYVRYKALKNPSLLKVVSGLSLMERFNKKPRFDKLFRYSQIDNVDDLVIFNGSNVYPEDIQQFYGKTEMPYNIYRHKILAEAKTLYPNNPQRQALYFDQHTYMCSLLDRNDRCTMGTSIECREPFLDHRLIAGLGTLDDKWFFTGKKGKFILKDTMRNKLPEEIINFRKIGLSAPWYTYLTEYPAFKEELDAFAISPIFEMSFLENLDGKKLVAELRQGNSKLMPYIMPIFMLHVWYKNYFKKFV, encoded by the coding sequence ATGTGTGGCATTAACGGCATTTTAAAATTTAACCATACTAAAGTTGACGAAAAGCAACTATTGAAAATGCGGGATGCCTTGGAACATCGGGGTCCGGATGATGCCGGATATTTCATTCAGGACAATATTGGCTTGGGCCACCGACGCTTATCTATTATTGATACCAGTGCTGCGGGTCATCAACCTTTTATCTCCGAAAACAAGCGTTATGCTCTGGTTTTTAATGGTGAAATCTACAACTACAAATCTTTTTATCCTGAATTAAAAAACAAAGGCATAGTCATTAAAACCGGTTCAGACACCGAAGTTTTGTTGCATCTTTTTGAGCATTACGGCATGGATTTCCTGAAACGACTCCATGGGATGTTTGCTTTTGCCATTTGGGATACTTTGGAAAAGAAATTGATTTTGGCACGCGATAGAATGGGTGTAAAACCTTTGTATTATGCATTTTACGAAAACTCCATTTATTTTGCTTCCGAACAAAAAGCCTTGTTTACCGCCGGTGTTCCGTTAGAAATTTCGGAAAATGGTATGGATGAGTATTTTTTTAACCGATTTGTAGGAGGCGAAAATACCTTGTACAACCGAGTGAAGAAAGTATTGCCCGGACATTATATGGTGCTCGAAAACGATGGCTACACCACCAATACCAAATGGTGGAGTTTACAATCGGAAATTGAAAATCATCCCACTATTCAAAAACCAAAAGAATGGTTTGAAGAAACCTTCTTCGAATCAGTAAAACTTCGCATGGTTAGCGACGTTCCGGTTGGTGTGCTTTTGAGTGGCGGACTGGACTCTTGCTCTATCCTATCCTCCTTATATTATCAGGATTTTAAAAACATCAATACTTTCAATATCGGCTTTTCGGAAGAAGAGCATGATGAATCATTTTTAGCCAAAAATATTACAGAAGCTTATCATTATAATTTTCATCAAACCCGATTAAACAACGAATCGCTGTTTTTGAACATGATGGAATCTACCTATTACCAAGATGAACCCTTGATGCACCTTAATGAACCTCATCTTTTAGCTGTTTCTAAAACGGCCAAACCCAAAGTAAAAGTATTGCTTTCGGGCGAAGGTGCCGACGAGTTAATGGGCGGTTATGTGCGCTACAAAGCTTTGAAAAATCCATCATTGCTAAAAGTAGTTTCGGGACTGAGTTTAATGGAGCGGTTCAACAAAAAACCAAGATTTGACAAATTGTTCCGCTATTCACAAATTGATAATGTGGACGATCTAGTTATTTTTAATGGTTCCAATGTCTATCCGGAAGATATTCAGCAATTTTATGGTAAAACCGAAATGCCTTATAACATCTATCGACACAAAATTTTAGCAGAAGCCAAAACATTATATCCCAACAACCCGCAGCGTCAGGCGTTGTATTTTGACCAACATACTTATATGTGTTCGTTACTTGACCGAAACGACCGTTGTACTATGGGAACTTCTATTGAATGTCGGGAACCCTTTTTAGATCACCGATTAATTGCCGGTTTAGGAACTTTGGATGACAAATGGTTTTTTACCGGGAAAAAAGGAAAATTCATTCTCAAAGATACCATGAGAAATAAACTTCCTGAAGAAATTATCAATTTCAGAAAAATAGGTTTGAGTGCTCCTTGGTATACTTATTTAACCGAATACCCCGCCTTTAAAGAAGAACTTGATGCCTTTGCAATAAGTCCGATTTTTGAAATGTCCTTTTTAGAAAATCTGGATGGCAAAAAATTAGTAGCCGAATTGCGTCAAGGAAATTCAAAGTTGATGCCTTATATCATGCCTATTTTCATGCTGCACGTTTGGTATAAAAACTATTTTAAGAAATTCGTTTAA
- a CDS encoding glycosyltransferase, which yields MTKKRILFLGETYRADAITWMNGLKEYGDFEIVTWELQKSSVGFSRVSRLMELLMAFFTIRRIAKTFKPDMVIAERTTSYGFLAALTGIKPVAIAQQGITDLWPHNSPLYIFKKMLQDYAFRKADLIHAWGKVMADHMEKSKVDMAKVMVMPKGINLEHFKFKDNQDKTSIEAIVTRALEPEYKHNKILKAFAILKKKNIPFRLTIIGDGSMRKSLEKLAIDLNIENEVVFKGRTPNNEVAVLLQDSNFYISMPATEGVSASLFEAMASGCFPIVTDLPGNRSWIRNGENGILIPNGKFKLLAEELQYAFERNLWRKTVVNRNRKFIEENANYAINMKAIAETYHQLITKKTSAK from the coding sequence ATGACCAAAAAAAGAATACTGTTTCTGGGAGAAACCTATAGAGCTGACGCCATCACTTGGATGAATGGTCTCAAGGAGTATGGCGATTTCGAAATTGTCACTTGGGAACTGCAAAAAAGTAGTGTAGGTTTTAGCAGAGTAAGTCGATTAATGGAACTTTTGATGGCCTTTTTTACCATTCGGAGAATTGCCAAAACATTCAAGCCCGATATGGTCATTGCTGAACGAACAACTAGTTATGGTTTTTTAGCAGCCCTAACCGGTATCAAACCGGTAGCAATTGCTCAGCAAGGAATCACTGATCTCTGGCCACACAATTCCCCTTTGTATATTTTTAAAAAAATGCTGCAAGATTATGCTTTTAGAAAGGCCGATTTAATTCACGCCTGGGGAAAAGTAATGGCGGATCATATGGAAAAAAGCAAGGTTGATATGGCTAAAGTCATGGTAATGCCCAAAGGAATTAATCTGGAACATTTTAAATTCAAAGACAATCAGGACAAAACATCCATTGAGGCCATTGTAACCCGCGCCTTGGAACCCGAATACAAACACAACAAAATCCTAAAAGCGTTTGCCATTCTGAAAAAGAAAAACATCCCGTTTCGCTTAACCATTATTGGTGACGGAAGCATGCGGAAATCACTCGAAAAACTTGCTATCGATTTAAATATTGAGAACGAGGTCGTTTTTAAAGGTCGAACACCTAATAATGAAGTGGCGGTTTTACTCCAAGATTCCAATTTTTATATCAGTATGCCGGCAACCGAAGGCGTTTCGGCTTCCTTGTTTGAAGCTATGGCCAGTGGTTGTTTTCCAATTGTGACCGATTTACCGGGTAACCGCAGTTGGATTCGAAATGGGGAAAACGGTATTTTGATTCCGAATGGAAAATTTAAACTTTTGGCTGAAGAGCTACAATATGCTTTTGAAAGAAACCTTTGGAGAAAAACAGTCGTAAATAGAAACAGAAAATTTATAGAAGAAAATGCCAATTACGCTATCAACATGAAAGCAATTGCGGAAACCTATCACCAATTAATAACTAAAAAAACAAGTGCAAAATAA
- a CDS encoding DUF2461 domain-containing protein, whose translation MITKEALQFLSDLVANNNTEWMHANKKRYENYKKDYHNYIASLLAEMKPLDKSLESLEVKNCTFRINRDIRFSKDKSPYKTNMGVWFTQNKFRKNSPGYYVHFEKGNSFIAGGVWCPEPEELKKIRKEIAFFHEDLEAIVTDKKFKKEFNALTRDETNTLKKAPKDFEPNHPAIEFLKLKSFTASEKIDDALFTDHNFSKVIAQKLMVLKPLNDFLNRALETEE comes from the coding sequence ATGATTACCAAAGAAGCCTTGCAGTTCTTGTCCGATTTAGTGGCCAACAACAATACCGAGTGGATGCATGCCAACAAAAAAAGGTATGAAAATTATAAGAAAGACTATCATAATTACATAGCATCGCTTTTGGCGGAAATGAAACCATTAGACAAATCGTTGGAGTCTTTGGAAGTCAAAAACTGTACTTTTCGTATCAATCGCGACATCCGTTTTTCTAAAGACAAATCGCCTTATAAAACGAATATGGGCGTTTGGTTTACCCAAAATAAATTCCGAAAAAACAGTCCGGGCTATTATGTTCATTTCGAAAAAGGAAATTCGTTTATTGCCGGTGGCGTTTGGTGTCCGGAGCCGGAAGAACTGAAAAAAATCCGTAAAGAAATTGCCTTTTTCCACGAAGATTTAGAAGCGATTGTTACTGACAAAAAATTCAAAAAAGAATTCAACGCTTTGACACGCGACGAAACTAATACCTTGAAAAAAGCACCAAAAGATTTTGAACCCAATCATCCGGCTATCGAATTCTTAAAACTGAAAAGCTTTACGGCTTCCGAAAAAATTGATGATGCTCTTTTTACAGACCACAATTTCAGTAAAGTTATCGCGCAAAAATTAATGGTATTAAAACCTTTGAATGACTTTTTAAACAGAGCGTTGGAAACCGAAGAGTAA
- a CDS encoding rhodanese-like domain-containing protein, with protein MKSKFLSLLLLTFLFVSCQGQPSKTIKTVDVTAFSNKLKATENPQLVDVRTPEEFNVGHIENATNINWFDADFANRVSKYDKSKPVFVYCKVGGRSAKAADKLAELGFSEIYNLDGGYMKWEAANKSKPSDKIIGMCDQEYGELIKSSTRVMVDFNAKWCAPCQKMKPYILKFQSELKEQIKIVQLDADENKTLVDQMKLDGLPTIIVYENGKEVWRNVGFISEEDLKKHL; from the coding sequence ATGAAATCGAAATTCCTATCCTTATTATTACTGACTTTTTTATTTGTAAGTTGCCAAGGACAACCCTCAAAAACTATTAAAACCGTTGATGTAACTGCTTTTTCTAATAAATTAAAAGCAACTGAAAATCCCCAATTAGTTGACGTAAGAACTCCCGAAGAATTCAACGTCGGACATATCGAAAACGCAACCAATATTAATTGGTTCGATGCTGATTTTGCCAACAGGGTATCAAAATATGACAAGTCAAAACCTGTTTTTGTGTATTGTAAAGTAGGTGGTCGTAGCGCCAAAGCAGCCGATAAATTAGCCGAATTAGGCTTTTCCGAAATTTACAATTTAGATGGAGGTTATATGAAATGGGAAGCGGCCAATAAAAGCAAACCCAGTGACAAAATCATCGGAATGTGCGACCAGGAATATGGTGAATTGATAAAATCAAGTACCCGTGTAATGGTTGATTTTAATGCCAAATGGTGCGCTCCGTGTCAAAAAATGAAACCTTATATTTTGAAATTTCAGTCCGAACTGAAAGAACAAATAAAAATTGTACAACTGGATGCCGATGAAAACAAAACGCTGGTAGATCAAATGAAATTAGACGGTTTACCAACCATCATCGTATATGAAAACGGCAAAGAAGTGTGGCGTAACGTTGGCTTTATTTCAGAGGAAGATTTAAAAAAACATTTGTAA
- the recF gene encoding DNA replication/repair protein RecF (All proteins in this family for which functions are known are DNA-binding proteins that assist the filamentation of RecA onto DNA for the initiation of recombination or recombinational repair.) has translation MFLKRISVLNYKNFSEATFEFDAKINCFVGKNGIGKTNILDAIYHLANGKSYFNPLAVQNIKHGEEFFVVDGEFEKNDRSEQILCSLKKGQKKILKRNSKLYEKFSDHIGFIPLVIISPADRDLIIEGSETRRKFIDSVISQLDNTYLQQLIQYQKIISQRNALLKYFALNHVFEKDTLSIYNEQLNQLGQAIFEKRKQFLNDFIPIFNQYHQEITNSAETVQLVYQSDLFENDTLTLLEENIAKDRALQYTSVGVHKDDLSFEIDHHPIKKFGSQGQQKSFLIALKLAQFDFVKKQSGEKPILLFDDIFDKLDEFRVSKIIEMVNNEEFGQLFISDTHPERTENIVKTTHQSYKIFNL, from the coding sequence TTGTTTTTAAAGCGAATTTCAGTACTCAATTACAAAAATTTTTCGGAAGCCACCTTCGAATTTGATGCTAAAATCAATTGTTTCGTAGGCAAAAACGGTATTGGAAAAACCAATATCCTCGACGCTATTTATCATCTGGCCAACGGAAAGAGTTATTTCAATCCGTTGGCAGTTCAGAATATCAAACACGGAGAAGAGTTTTTTGTAGTGGATGGGGAATTCGAAAAAAATGACCGCTCCGAACAAATTCTGTGCAGTTTGAAAAAAGGCCAAAAGAAAATCCTGAAACGCAACAGCAAACTCTACGAAAAGTTCTCTGACCACATTGGTTTTATACCTTTAGTGATTATTTCGCCTGCCGACCGGGATTTAATCATTGAAGGCAGCGAAACCCGTAGAAAGTTTATCGACAGCGTTATTTCGCAATTGGACAATACTTATTTACAGCAATTAATTCAGTACCAAAAAATCATCAGTCAACGTAATGCTTTGCTGAAGTATTTTGCTTTAAACCATGTTTTTGAGAAAGACACCTTGAGTATTTACAACGAACAATTAAACCAACTCGGGCAAGCTATTTTTGAAAAAAGAAAACAGTTTTTAAACGACTTCATTCCGATTTTTAATCAATACCATCAGGAAATTACCAACTCTGCCGAAACTGTGCAGCTGGTTTACCAAAGTGATTTGTTTGAAAATGACACTTTAACTCTGTTGGAAGAAAACATCGCTAAAGACCGAGCTCTGCAATACACTTCTGTGGGAGTCCACAAAGACGATTTGTCTTTTGAAATTGACCATCATCCGATTAAAAAGTTTGGTTCCCAAGGCCAACAAAAATCATTTCTTATCGCACTGAAATTGGCTCAATTCGACTTCGTTAAAAAACAAAGCGGCGAAAAACCCATTTTACTGTTTGATGATATTTTTGACAAACTCGATGAATTTCGCGTAAGCAAGATTATTGAAATGGTCAACAACGAAGAATTTGGACAATTATTCATCTCCGACACCCATCCGGAACGAACCGAAAACATAGTAAAAACCACCCATCAGAGTTATAAAATATTTAATCTTTAG